Proteins from a single region of Candidatus Angelobacter sp.:
- the carB gene encoding carbamoyl-phosphate synthase large subunit translates to MPKRTDIHSVLIIGAGPIIIGQACEFDYSGTQACKALREEGYRVVLINSNPATIMTDPEFADRTYIEPITPECVEKIIVRELEEMRKMGVPVEMGGAGNEPVPAGNLPAGSGRQVADQHGQVGRATRPHKLVLLPTLGGQTALNTAMALHRSGVLDKYGIEMIGAKPEAIQKGEDRQIFKDLMLSIGLDVPISGTAHNMDEARAVADKIGKFPLIIRPAFTLGGTGGGIGYNREEFEEIAKRGIELSPVNEILIEESLLGWKEYEMEVMRDKADNCVIICSIENFDPMGVHTGDSITVAPIQTLTDKEFQIMRDQSFAVIRAVGVETGGSNIQFGVSPENGRMVIIEMNPRVSRSSALASKATGFPIAKIAAKLAVGYLLDEIKNDITRETPASFEPTIDYVVTKIPRFAFEKFPQADPTLTTQMKSVGEAMAIGRTFKESLQKCLRSLEIGRSGLGGDGKPWRIGTEVYGDRDILPRDVISRKLSVPNAERIFFIRHALRAGFTIEEIFNLTKIDRWFLVQIKEIVDFEEELAGAKN, encoded by the coding sequence ATGCCAAAAAGAACTGACATCCATTCCGTGTTAATCATCGGCGCCGGCCCCATCATCATTGGGCAGGCGTGTGAGTTCGATTATTCCGGCACGCAAGCCTGCAAAGCGTTGCGCGAAGAAGGCTACCGCGTCGTCCTCATCAACTCCAATCCGGCCACCATCATGACTGATCCGGAGTTCGCCGACCGCACCTACATCGAACCGATCACGCCCGAGTGCGTGGAGAAAATCATCGTCCGCGAGTTGGAAGAAATGCGGAAGATGGGCGTCCCTGTAGAAATGGGTGGAGCGGGCAATGAGCCCGTTCCGGCGGGCAACCTGCCCGCCGGTTCTGGTCGGCAGGTTGCCGACCAGCACGGCCAGGTTGGCCGTGCCACCCGACCGCACAAACTCGTCCTGCTCCCCACGCTCGGCGGTCAGACCGCTTTGAATACCGCAATGGCCCTGCACCGCTCCGGCGTTTTGGACAAATACGGCATCGAGATGATCGGCGCGAAACCCGAGGCCATCCAGAAAGGCGAAGACCGCCAGATTTTCAAAGACCTCATGTTGAGCATCGGCCTCGACGTTCCCATCTCCGGCACGGCGCACAACATGGACGAAGCCCGCGCCGTGGCCGACAAGATCGGCAAGTTCCCGCTCATCATCCGGCCCGCGTTCACGCTCGGCGGCACGGGCGGTGGCATCGGTTACAACCGCGAGGAATTCGAGGAGATCGCCAAACGCGGCATCGAGCTTTCGCCCGTGAACGAAATCCTCATCGAAGAATCCCTCCTCGGCTGGAAGGAATACGAGATGGAAGTGATGCGCGACAAGGCCGACAACTGCGTCATCATCTGCTCCATCGAGAACTTTGACCCCATGGGCGTCCATACCGGTGACAGCATCACCGTCGCACCCATCCAGACGCTGACCGACAAGGAATTTCAGATCATGCGCGACCAGAGCTTCGCCGTCATCCGCGCCGTGGGCGTGGAGACCGGCGGCTCGAACATTCAGTTCGGCGTCAGCCCCGAGAACGGCCGCATGGTCATCATCGAGATGAACCCGCGCGTCAGCCGCAGCTCCGCGCTCGCGTCCAAGGCCACCGGATTTCCCATCGCGAAAATCGCTGCCAAGCTCGCCGTTGGCTACCTGCTCGACGAAATCAAAAACGACATCACGCGCGAAACCCCGGCCAGCTTCGAGCCGACCATTGATTACGTGGTCACCAAGATTCCGCGCTTTGCCTTCGAGAAATTCCCGCAGGCCGACCCCACGCTCACCACGCAGATGAAAAGCGTCGGCGAAGCGATGGCCATCGGGCGCACGTTCAAGGAAAGCCTGCAAAAATGCCTGCGCTCGCTGGAGATTGGCCGCAGCGGCCTGGGCGGCGACGGCAAGCCGTGGCGCATCGGCACAGAAGTCTATGGCGACCGCGACATCCTCCCGCGCGACGTCATCAGCCGCAAACTGAGCGTGCCCAACGCCGAACGCATCTTCTTCATCCGCCACGCCCTGCGCGCCGGCTTCACCATCGAGGAGATTTTCAACCTGACGAAAATCGACCGTTGGTTTCTGGTGCAGATCAAAGAGATCGTGGATTTCGAGGAGGAACTTGCGGGGGCGAAGAATTGA
- the ruvB gene encoding Holliday junction branch migration DNA helicase RuvB, translating into MAERMISDVLAKPDAALELTLRPSLFSEFTGQARVKERLEIAVQAAKQRGEALDHILLNGPPGLGKTTLANILAKAMGANLKSTSGPTIEKAADLAGLLTNLEEGDVLFIDEIHRLQKTIEEYLYPAMEDFKLDIIIDQGPNARSVRLNLPRFTLIGATTRSGLLSAPLLTRFGMRERLDYYHADQLQSIIVRSARLLNVEVDDKGAHEIARRSRGTPRIANNLLRRVRDYAQVKHDGRITSAVADKALAMLEIDQNGLDEMDKRILEAVITKFGGGPVGINSLAVAVGEEPDTIEEVYEPYLIMEGYLNRTSQGRVATESSYKKLGLKAAAGNQQKLF; encoded by the coding sequence ATGGCGGAACGGATGATTTCGGATGTCCTGGCAAAGCCCGACGCGGCGCTCGAGTTGACGCTTCGTCCGTCGCTCTTTTCTGAATTTACCGGCCAGGCCAGGGTCAAGGAGAGGCTCGAAATCGCCGTTCAGGCCGCGAAGCAACGCGGTGAGGCGCTCGACCACATCCTGCTCAACGGCCCCCCCGGTCTCGGCAAGACCACACTCGCAAACATCCTCGCAAAGGCGATGGGCGCCAATCTCAAGAGCACCAGCGGTCCGACCATCGAGAAGGCCGCCGACCTTGCCGGCCTGCTCACAAATCTCGAAGAGGGCGACGTGCTGTTCATTGACGAAATCCATCGCCTGCAAAAAACCATCGAGGAATACCTCTATCCGGCGATGGAAGATTTCAAACTCGATATCATCATCGATCAAGGCCCGAACGCCCGCAGCGTTCGCCTGAATCTTCCGCGCTTCACGCTCATCGGCGCTACGACGCGCAGCGGACTTTTGAGCGCGCCCTTGCTCACGCGTTTTGGGATGCGTGAACGGTTGGATTATTATCACGCAGATCAATTGCAGAGTATCATCGTCCGCTCCGCGCGGTTGTTAAACGTGGAGGTGGACGACAAAGGCGCGCACGAAATCGCCCGGCGCAGTCGCGGCACACCGCGCATCGCGAACAATCTGCTGCGCCGCGTTCGCGATTACGCCCAGGTCAAACACGACGGCCGCATCACTTCCGCCGTGGCGGACAAGGCGCTGGCAATGCTGGAGATTGACCAGAACGGCCTCGACGAAATGGACAAGCGCATTCTCGAAGCGGTCATCACGAAGTTCGGCGGCGGACCGGTTGGCATCAACTCGCTGGCCGTGGCGGTGGGCGAAGAGCCGGACACCATCGAGGAAGTCTATGAACCGTACCTCATCATGGAGGGTTATTTGAACCGCACGTCGCAGGGCAGGGTGGCAACGGAATCGAGTTACAAGAAACTCGGCCTGAAGGCGGCCGCCGGGAACCAGCAAAAACTTTTTTGA
- a CDS encoding Gfo/Idh/MocA family oxidoreductase → MSPNRPAKPPLDMKESTPKSPEKSQPGLTRRHFIKTGAAAALTAASWNRVLGANERVNVGVIGFGLIGRIHTRNFKAQPDAQVVAVAEAYGPRMEAAAGLVGGGLAKYRDFRKLLDDKNIDAVVVATPDHWHALMTMLACAAGKDVYVEKPSSLFVREGRWMIDVARRYKRVVQVGTQQRSGAHYQRARELVRGGRIGKLVSVQVSYFRNVSPGFGHPPDGAPPPELDYDAWLGPAPQRPYNPNRAIYHFRWFWDYSGGQMTNLGQHSLDVVHWFTGVKGAKAVTSAGGRHFLEDNCEVPDTQDAIIEYPGFQAVCQWRECAAGVAATGMGGLVFHGTKGTLLLGRDGFEVIPDKKENPINIVARIIGGHPVGGPQPVPEPPNQFWTEPAKETSGDWKDQYVQHVRNFLDCVKSRKQPNSDLESGHQVATVCHLANISLRTGRKIHWDAEKEEIIGDLESAKMLARPYRKPWDADLRALGVV, encoded by the coding sequence ATGTCCCCAAACCGGCCGGCCAAACCGCCTCTCGACATGAAAGAGTCCACGCCTAAATCACCGGAGAAATCGCAACCCGGTCTTACCCGCCGCCACTTCATCAAGACGGGCGCCGCTGCGGCGCTCACCGCGGCTTCGTGGAACCGTGTCCTCGGCGCGAACGAAAGGGTGAACGTCGGCGTCATCGGGTTCGGGCTGATCGGCCGCATTCACACGCGCAATTTCAAGGCGCAACCGGACGCGCAGGTCGTGGCAGTCGCGGAGGCGTATGGGCCACGGATGGAAGCGGCGGCCGGACTGGTCGGCGGCGGCCTTGCGAAATATCGCGATTTCCGAAAATTGCTGGACGATAAAAACATCGATGCCGTCGTCGTCGCCACGCCGGATCATTGGCACGCGTTGATGACCATGCTGGCCTGCGCCGCGGGCAAGGATGTTTACGTCGAGAAACCCTCGTCTTTGTTCGTGCGCGAAGGACGATGGATGATCGACGTGGCCCGCCGCTACAAACGGGTGGTGCAGGTGGGCACGCAGCAGCGATCCGGCGCGCATTACCAGCGGGCGCGCGAATTGGTTCGGGGAGGACGGATCGGCAAACTCGTCTCGGTACAGGTCAGCTACTTCCGCAACGTATCCCCCGGCTTCGGCCATCCGCCTGACGGAGCCCCGCCGCCAGAGCTGGATTACGACGCATGGCTCGGCCCGGCACCGCAACGGCCTTACAATCCGAATCGCGCCATTTATCACTTCCGCTGGTTCTGGGATTATTCGGGTGGCCAGATGACGAACCTGGGCCAGCACTCGCTCGATGTTGTGCATTGGTTCACCGGGGTCAAAGGGGCGAAAGCCGTGACGAGCGCCGGAGGACGACACTTCCTTGAAGACAACTGCGAGGTCCCGGATACACAGGACGCAATCATCGAGTATCCCGGCTTTCAAGCCGTCTGCCAGTGGCGCGAATGCGCGGCGGGAGTGGCGGCGACCGGCATGGGCGGACTGGTATTTCATGGCACAAAAGGCACCCTGCTGCTCGGTCGCGACGGCTTTGAGGTCATTCCGGACAAAAAGGAAAACCCCATCAACATCGTCGCACGCATCATCGGCGGCCATCCGGTCGGCGGCCCGCAACCAGTGCCCGAGCCGCCAAACCAGTTCTGGACCGAACCCGCAAAGGAAACGTCGGGCGATTGGAAGGACCAATACGTCCAGCACGTCCGGAATTTCCTCGATTGCGTGAAGTCGCGGAAGCAACCGAACTCGGATTTGGAAAGCGGCCATCAGGTGGCAACCGTGTGTCACCTGGCGAACATTTCGTTAAGGACCGGTCGAAAAATTCACTGGGACGCGGAAAAGGAAGAAATCATTGGCGACCTGGAATCGGCAAAGATGCTTGCGCGTCCGTATCGAAAGCCCTGGGATGCGGACCTGCGCGCGCTGGGCGTGGTTTAG
- a CDS encoding Gfo/Idh/MocA family oxidoreductase: protein MKRRQFIKRMAQTAAVVSTSALSARRVLGANEHVRMGLIGCGGRGMFDAKLMRDASNVEFVAVCDLYPPRLAEAREWAGPSAKAYKDFRRLLEQKDVDAVLIATPDHWHAIPTMLACQAGKDVYVEKPLSHNVREGRAMIEAARRHNRIVQVGTQQRSAPHYAEVARIIQSGELGRVHFVRIWNYVNMYPDGIGRAPDSAPPEGVDWDMYLGPAPYVPFNKNRFVGTFRWFWDYGGGLVTDFGIHRFDSMHQIMNAVEPMSISASGGRYGLTDGAETPDIVQVTYEYPGFVLSYEASMLNAHGAGGRTPGKKYYQARGADDRPHGEAYHGTNGTLIVDRLGFEIYPESGNPSGPGAAGRERATEGFRMARKEVSADDATALHTQHFIECVRSRKKPAADVEVGHRSTIVSHLGNIAFRTGHKIRWDAAKEQILDDVVASRLLGRQARKPWDMI, encoded by the coding sequence ATGAAACGACGACAGTTCATCAAACGAATGGCTCAGACTGCGGCCGTGGTTTCAACCAGCGCCCTGTCCGCCCGACGGGTCCTCGGCGCGAACGAACATGTTCGCATGGGCCTGATCGGCTGCGGAGGGCGCGGAATGTTCGACGCGAAGCTGATGCGCGACGCGTCCAACGTCGAATTCGTCGCCGTGTGTGATTTGTACCCACCGCGGCTGGCCGAGGCCAGGGAATGGGCCGGACCTTCGGCGAAGGCGTACAAGGACTTTCGCCGTCTGCTCGAACAAAAGGACGTGGACGCCGTCCTCATCGCCACGCCCGACCATTGGCACGCGATACCCACCATGCTCGCCTGTCAGGCCGGCAAGGACGTGTACGTGGAGAAACCGCTGAGCCACAATGTTCGGGAAGGCCGCGCCATGATCGAGGCGGCACGGCGGCACAACCGCATCGTTCAGGTGGGAACCCAGCAACGCTCCGCGCCGCATTATGCGGAAGTGGCGCGCATCATTCAAAGCGGTGAACTGGGGCGCGTCCACTTCGTGCGCATCTGGAATTACGTGAACATGTACCCGGACGGGATCGGACGCGCGCCTGATTCCGCTCCGCCCGAAGGTGTGGATTGGGACATGTATCTCGGCCCCGCACCGTATGTTCCGTTCAACAAGAATCGCTTCGTTGGCACGTTTCGGTGGTTCTGGGATTACGGGGGTGGGCTGGTCACGGACTTCGGCATTCATCGTTTCGACAGCATGCACCAGATCATGAACGCGGTCGAACCGATGAGCATAAGCGCGTCGGGCGGGCGCTACGGGCTGACCGATGGCGCGGAAACACCCGACATCGTGCAGGTCACTTACGAGTACCCCGGCTTCGTGCTGAGCTACGAGGCCTCCATGTTGAACGCACACGGCGCGGGCGGGCGGACGCCCGGCAAGAAATATTACCAGGCTCGCGGCGCGGATGACCGGCCGCACGGCGAAGCCTATCACGGCACGAATGGAACGCTCATCGTGGATCGCCTGGGTTTTGAAATCTACCCGGAATCAGGCAACCCGTCAGGACCGGGTGCGGCCGGACGTGAGCGGGCCACTGAGGGCTTCCGAATGGCGCGAAAGGAAGTGTCCGCCGACGACGCCACGGCGCTGCACACGCAGCATTTCATCGAGTGTGTGCGGTCGCGAAAGAAGCCCGCGGCCGACGTGGAGGTTGGCCATCGTTCCACGATCGTGTCGCACCTTGGGAATATTGCTTTTCGCACCGGTCACAAAATCCGTTGGGATGCGGCGAAGGAGCAGATCCTGGACGATGTGGTAGCTTCCAGGCTGCTCGGGCGACAGGCTCGGAAGCCCTGGGATATGATTTAA
- a CDS encoding sugar phosphate isomerase/epimerase family protein, with amino-acid sequence MNGREPTRLTSSAITRREMFGLMAAAAPLWYAAPSLFSAEVVTHKRLGVGTYSYGLHWRAAREENPKATFKDPLGFLEYCHKLGAGGVQMVIGPRDASYTAQLRARAEGWEMYLEGDARLPKDRSDVHRFDAEVRTAREAGAEVVRTAMLGGRRYETFDSPEAFRQFTETSWKSLTLAEPVLRRHRVKLAIENHKDRRTAELVDLLKRISSEWVGVCLDTGNNIALLEDPIETVEALATYAFSTHLKDMAVQECEDGFLLSEVPLGEGFLDLKGIVERLHKANPKIQFNLEMITRDPLRIPCLTVEYWATMPNVPARELAAALAMVRRNIAKTALPRTTGLDPDSQLALEDKHVKASFAFAHARLGL; translated from the coding sequence ATGAACGGACGCGAACCCACACGCCTGACTTCGTCTGCGATAACGCGACGGGAGATGTTTGGCTTGATGGCTGCCGCCGCGCCGCTTTGGTACGCTGCGCCATCACTATTCAGCGCGGAAGTCGTGACGCACAAGCGTCTCGGCGTTGGAACTTACTCTTACGGCCTTCACTGGCGGGCGGCTCGCGAAGAGAATCCGAAAGCCACGTTCAAGGATCCGCTCGGGTTTCTGGAGTACTGCCACAAACTCGGCGCGGGCGGCGTGCAGATGGTGATCGGTCCGCGCGATGCGAGTTACACGGCGCAGCTGCGCGCGCGAGCCGAAGGTTGGGAGATGTACCTCGAAGGCGACGCGAGACTGCCCAAGGACAGGTCGGATGTCCACCGGTTCGATGCCGAGGTACGAACCGCCCGGGAAGCCGGTGCGGAAGTTGTGCGCACGGCGATGTTGGGCGGGCGTCGCTATGAGACGTTCGATTCGCCGGAAGCATTCCGCCAATTCACCGAAACGTCATGGAAGTCACTCACGCTGGCCGAGCCGGTTCTCCGAAGGCATCGCGTCAAACTCGCCATCGAGAATCATAAGGACCGGCGGACGGCGGAGTTGGTCGATCTGCTCAAACGAATCAGCAGTGAATGGGTGGGGGTCTGCCTGGATACCGGCAACAATATCGCGTTGCTGGAGGACCCGATAGAGACCGTGGAAGCCCTGGCGACATACGCATTCTCCACACACCTGAAGGACATGGCCGTACAGGAATGCGAGGATGGCTTCCTCCTGTCGGAGGTTCCACTTGGCGAAGGCTTCCTCGATTTAAAGGGGATCGTTGAGCGTTTGCATAAGGCGAATCCGAAGATTCAGTTCAACCTTGAGATGATCACGCGCGATCCGCTCAGGATTCCGTGCCTGACAGTAGAATATTGGGCGACGATGCCGAACGTCCCGGCACGTGAACTGGCCGCGGCGCTGGCGATGGTCCGCCGGAATATTGCGAAAACGGCACTGCCCCGCACGACGGGGCTCGATCCGGACAGCCAATTGGCGCTGGAGGACAAGCACGTCAAAGCATCTTTTGCCTTTGCGCACGCGCGACTCGGATTGTGA